The Oryza sativa Japonica Group chromosome 11, ASM3414082v1 DNA window CCGAAATGATCAGAAATTTTGGCCGCCTGGCTGGCGGACGTCTTCGACAGAACCTTCTCACTGGCGGCTGCGGCCGGTTTAGTCCCGTTTGTGCTGCCGCTGATCAGCGCAACTGCGCAAGGTGTTCCCATCAGGGTTTGctttaccgccggtaaccgcgtggttaccgcggttaccgggcttaccgcggggtacggtaatataaataccgcagtaacctccttaaattcaaataaatttaaaaaataatttaaatttttgataaattttacacggttttgtacggtttttcacggttaccgcggttaccgcgcgataaccgtgcttaccgccggggcacggtaaccccggccccggcggtttgggaaaccctggttCCCATTGCAAGTATTGCATGATCTGGAACTTCTCACCGGCCATCACGGGAGATGCGCTGCGAGAACCGGCACACCTCGATCGACGGGGGATTTCTTGTCAGGTTTCTCGATGATGGATGGTTCCTGTAGATAGATAAATAGATTACTATTTGTGTGGCAGCTAGATTTCTCGCTTTATTgaagcggaggcggaggtggaggcgaacTATAGCATCGATCAACACGGATTCGGACTTGGTGAGCTCCGGCTAAACGAGTGCcatacaccaaaaaaaaaagtaatggcAAATCGTACCTGTTTATTTGATGTTGCAATTAGTTTGACAAGGCGCTAAGCAAAATCTTTGAAGTAATTTTGTCAAAAGTTTGGCATTATTAAACAAAAAGAACACATCTTGACAATAATTTGACATTTTGGCCTGCTGATACTTTAGTAACAACGTAACATCAAACTTAACTGTGCCTTGGGAGAAAGATAAAACATGTAGGGTTTGTTTTgttggacaaaaaaaattaaattgtgGTATTACAGAAAATTAGTAACAAAGAAAACAAACATACTACGGGTATCTCAAGAGTACTGAATTTTGGTAAATTCTGGGGACTTCTATCCTCGAAGCGTTGAAATTTTAAAAGACTAAGGATCAAACGGACCCTTGAATCAACAGACCAAACATCTTACAAACACACCTTCATTCCATGCCAAAACTTTTTAGCATTATGAAAATTCAGTAAGGTTTTTACCCTTATTCGCATTTGGACCAAGCGAAAaggcaaattcaaattcaaatacgCATGTTTTACCTCGGTTTTCATTAGAACGCTATTGAAAATGCTAAACGgtgcgaaaactttatatatggaagttgttttaaaatattgaGTAAACCCCTTTTTATTAAGTTTGAACAACTAAAACCCAATTACACACACGCTAACGATTTTTGCATTTTACATATCTGCACTTGAAATTTACCTTGAGTAGACTCAAACGCGGCCATGCGATTCGTCCCGTTCTCTCTGTCTCGTGCAATGGAACCCCAAAGCCTAGCTCCACATTGACAGGTTCTTATCACTCCCACGACACCGCCTCAATGCCATTGCAATCTTGGCAGCAGAGTATGCACAACGACCTATCTACTACCTGTTGAATGCTCGTGTTCTTGAAGGTATGAGAGAAAGCATGTATAGAGCATGGCAACTAGATTACATTGACTTGCCCTAGATGTACAGATCCTCTAGTTGTGTTCTTGTTGCCCCTCAATCCGATTGCAACAGAGATGGACATATGAGTCAGATTGCCTTCTTTTAGAATGAAGCTAGGACGGGAAGGAGTAAAACTAGAACAAGTGTTCATTTGGCTTTATCTAAAAGAGTAGAAAATATAGGATCGATACTCCGGTGCTCTCTACCGGTAGTATTATACTACCAGACTGGGTCAGTCCTGATATTTTGGAGGCCCTAGGCGAACTTGACACTATGGACCCTTAATAAGttaagtatatatttttttaattctaatatatacatatactctATAAAGCGCAAAGAAAAACGATAATATAATTGACAAGTAAAAAACGCCATAGAAACAAAGTAGTATAAATACCTTAATAAAAGATCACAAATATCCCATGTCCCTTATAAAAAAGATCTTCAAGCATTTCTTGAAGTGAAATCATCAATGATAGTTTGGAGATCAATATTGTCCAAGATATTATTCTCAATGCCAATGACGAAGTCACGAAGATCAGACAGTGAGACAGACGATAGCGATCAGGCGAGGACGTGACTGCGCGAGGCGGCAGACCTGCAGGGTGGTAGTACCAGTATTATTAGGGTAAATTAGTAATTTTCTAATACAATGATTACAAGTTACTTTGTCATTTATGTTTTTCCAAAAATCAATCTATATATGATCATCCATTGATATCGCTCATATTCCATAAAAACAACCAAAATATGAGGATAAAAAGTTTAGTAACTACTAAATGATGACTATACTCATTCGTACCTTTTTTTGACAATAATGCCCATACTCGTTTCTACTACCACTAACTGGGGTGataatataaatagatttgcAACCTTCAATCAAATGAAATCaacaattcagattgctttctaCTATAAGTAGAGAGCACTGTAGTGCGGCATAAAATATAGATGTTCGAATGGAACATTATGAATAATTAAGATAGTATGTACACCTTTTCTctcaaaaggaaataaatatttatttgcacaagtaaaaaaaatacaagtagATCAATCTGCATTCGTTTCATGcctaactagcatggtggcccgcgctgattgcgcggctagcatcattatattttctatcatatatattcaaattgtgagtatatatctagttataagaattcgattcatacctatacgtAGCAATAAaataactcaaatttaactttatttcacaatccattattacatacctaactaattatatgttttgatcttatatacctagaatcaaaatctaacaaaaatatatttaaattcagttcaaacttctTTTGAACTAgctagtaaagtagttaatgttactatctaaatatttaaaaaattcatacttatttgaattgggtatatactcaatttcaatcatggtgcccaggcaccatggagcaccaaacaaatttacttgaTTCAACACACTTCCACTGTAGTGTTTGAGTGGATCCTGCTAACTCCTCTCGAACCATATAGACTAGTATTATTATTTGATCATTGAATCGTTTATTTCTCTTGAAAGGGGTTTAATTCTTTTACAGACGTCTTTTTTTAGGATGTCGACACCCATTATGCGGCATAGGTGTTACATCGCGTATACAGCTTAATCGTACACCACTTTTAGCAATGGCTCGTAATGCAGCATCTCTTCCACTACTAGCACCCTTTACCATAAATTCTGCTCGTTGCAAACCCACTGTACGAATAGCGTCTACAGCTGTTCTTTGACAAGCATAGGGTGATGTTTTTCTTGAGCTTTTGAatccatacatacatacatacatacgtacgtacatacatacctatatacatacacacactatATAGCACTTTACGGTGCTACGTATTAGGTGGCGCCTGATTCAGTTCCTGCCTGCACTCCAGCCAACGTGTCCCCGCAGCCCACTTCAACACCACCCACCACGACATGGTGAGCCATTGTTTTACTTTATTTCACGCCGGCAGTCCACCCAATCGGCCACCACCAACATCACGTTATGAGTCAAAATTTTACTATCATCAGTCATTTTTAACTAGATTTTACGCCGGCAATCCATCCAATCCGCCACTACCTACACCACGTTATGAGTCAAAATTTTACTCTGTACACATCAATTTTAGCCTACAGACGTGTTACGTGTCATCCGCAATCATGAACACATCATCGCGAGTCAAATTTTAATTACGTAACATCCGTCCGTGCCCACCCATGCTTCATCCTACCACAACGTCCAGAGCCAAATTATAACTACACTAGTtgggtgcccgtgcgttgcaacgggaaaaaaattaatacatTAACTTCAAATCTCGCCGGATTATTTCAATTGTATTTCACTGGTTTACAAATACTTTTAGCTAAGACACAGATATAACAAGGGGATCATATAAAATATATCCAGATCAATTATACGAGTTTAGGTAAAAGGGTAGAAAGAACAGTAAAGCAAGCAAACTCACGGGTGATGGAATTCTATATATGATATGGTTGACAGCCAACCTGTGAGTTACAAGTCATGTTTCAACCTGCATATATATCAGAACTCCTTGATACATACGTGGCTGATGTCTGTGTAGCTACATGACAACATAAACTGCACAATCTAATGTATAAATAATTCATTTTTACCCGCTGCAGGACTTTCGATGAATATGCCATTAACTGGATGGATGAAACTGTCACCTATTCTTGTTGACGATGTTGGTACAGAACCCCACCATTGTTATCCATTGCAGAACTAACAATATTAGTTTGGAAATTGGAAGAAAATCTGAGGATTATGCACATAGTGTATTTTGGTCAGTTCGTAAGTTTAACGGTAGAATTCATTCCACATTGCTCTTGCAAATCTGTGCCGCATTGCTCAAAACTTATAAAAAGATTAGGACGAACAACTGAGCAAGAGCTACAGTTTGAGCATGTCATTCAGCAtctcataaaaataaaattattacaccGAATGCTTCATTAGAAAAACTTACTGATTGGTCTACTGATAGATTGAAGCCTACTGCATGCAGCATATTTTATCACGCCTATGGACTGAAAGCTCAATTAACCACAGCCCATTCAGTACGTACTGGATACAGGTTACCATTTATAAATTGTTAAATCATTAATATAAATCAGAGCAAACACATCGGTTTCTGTATAAGATAAGAATTGACAGATGGGAATAATTTCTATTTGTCATGTTACTTGCAGACTTACCTGCCGGTCTGCCACTCAGTTCTTGGCTGGCGGAGATAAAAGCAAGGGTACAACACTGAGTGAGTACTGTCTTGATTGTCACCTGGGACCTGCAatccaagataaaaaaaaatgtcatctaTAAACAGGAAAACACAACACAACCCGCACATCTAGATTAACAAACCAACATCTAACTCCATAGGGGGGAGATAGTGAGGTTACACGGTGTGCCTCGCTCGATTGTTTCTGATAGGGATGCTAAATTTTCTTCTAAGTTCTGGGAATCTGTACAAGAGGCATTTGATACTCAATTGAATATCAGTACGGCTTTTCACCCTCAGACTGATGGTCAATCTGAGCGGACTATTCAAACtctagaggatatgttgagatcATGTATTCTTTCATGAAAATGCAGTTGGGAGGATCATTTGCCACTTGTAGAATTTgcttacaacaacagttaccatgCTAGCATTAGAATGGCACCCTATGAGACACTTTATGGAAGAAAGTGTCGATCCCCATTGTTGTTGGGATTCCATAGGGGGGAGAGCTGTTTTAGGACCCGATTGGGTTCAATAGACTACAGAATGGATAGCAGAAATATGATAACACATGCTTGCACCTCAAAGTAGGCAGAACAGCTATGCCGATGTCAGAAGATGGGAATTGGAATTTAAAGTGGGTGATCAAGTACTTCTAAAGGTATCTCCTGCCAAAGGTGTTGTGAGATTTGGAACGAAAGGTAAACATATTGGTCCATTCTCGATAGTGGAAAGAGTTGGAATCCTAGCGTATCGCCTCGAGTTACTAGAGCCCATGAAAGGTGTGCATGATGTATTCCATATTTCCATGTTGAGAAAATATTTGAGAGACCCTGAACATCATATTACCGTAGAGCCGGTGACCATTGAGCAAGATTTGACATTTGAATCCCGTCTAGTAAGAATATTGAAGGAATCTGAAACAGTGCTGAGGCACAGAACTATTAAATATGTCAAGATTCTCTAGATGCACCAGACCGAGCGAGAAGCAACCTGGGAACTTGAGTCATAGATGCGGGAGAAGTATCCGGAGTTGTTCACACCTGGTGAGTTATATAAGTCCTACCTATGAGTTCCTTCTGTACTTGTTCGAGGTACACCTAGACGAATTCGAGGGCGAATTCGATTGAAGGAGGGAGGAATGTAATACCCGGCGTTCTAGATTATGGTTGGACGAATTCGAGGGCGAATTCGATTGAAGGAGGGAGGAATGTAATACCCGGCATTCTAGATTATGGTTGGGCGAATTCGAGGGCGAATTCGATTGAAGGGGGGAAAGAATGTAATACCCCAAATTTCGTATTAGTATATTTCGGGGAATATTAGAACAAACACGCAAGATTTTAACTTTTAAAGCGATCAGGAACTGTGAACGCATAGAGCTCGCTGAGTAGTGCAAAATAGACTATAAGTTTATACTAATCAGAGTCCGAACGAAGTTCCAGTGACCGAATTATTGTGGGCCGTTCGATCTTCATTAGTCTTTCTCTATTTAACcaacagaagaagaaaaaaagaaaggaaaaaaaagtatcgCTAGCAGCCAGCCCTAGCCGCTCCTGCACgcttgccgccgctgccgtcatcccggttgccgccgccgtgttTGCGTCGCCGCCACGACCATAGCCGGAGACCACAGCCGTCGTCATCCATCACAACCGGTGTTTTCTTTCCGTTTTCCTTCTTCCCGGTGAgttcctgctcctgctccttcTATCGTTGCCgatctgctgttgctgctgcttgtgctgctgcggctgctgccgatctgctgttgctgctgcttgtgCGTTGCTGCTGCTATTGGGTGCTGATCCaatctgctgttgctgctgcttgatCAGAGAGAAGGGTACAGAGAGGTTGtacaggaggaagaaggaaaggaAAAGGCAGAGCAACGTTGCGGAATTTCAGCGATTTCACAAATTAGGGAAATTTGTCGCAAGGTAGTGTTCCTCCTCTGCAGAGGAAACTTCTCTTTAGTCCGTAGAAGTATAAGATTCAAATAGAAATTTATTCGATAGCCGCTCGTGCAATTTTTGAGGTTCTTGATTAGGGGCTGAAAACGTATTTTCAATTCTGGTGTTAAACCATCAGGATTCAGATTAGTTGTCCAAAATAAAGTTTGTAGTCATCGTCGATATCTTTCTAACGCCGTTGGTTTCCCTCGATTCCGATAAACGGTTTAGGAGAAACAACAAAAATAGTACTGCTGACCGGGTCCAGAAATCAGGACAGCAATTCGTTTTCCTTAATCTGGGATTTGCAGAGGCATAATCGGATTTTTTTGCCCAACAAGAAAGTTGTAGACAATTTTGTATAGATGTCCGAAGTTGtattattttctagatttgGTTAGACGGTTTATGAGTTACGCATAAAACAGTAAGGGAACAGCTATAGGTTATTTAGTATAAAttggtaaaaaaattatatattctaGGTTTCGATTTTATTAAATGTCCCTTGTAACTATCATTATCATTAGTTGGATATAGTGGTTTATGCGTAGTTTTTCTCTACAGGTGTGGAGGATTCCAACGTTAGAGGAGTTGAGTTGGATTATCGAAGAAGTTAAGGCAAGTACAAGACGGACTTGTGTGATGGATAAAGTGTGTTACTTTGTTTGGTTTTATTTAGCCAATTATTATTCGAAGCTTCCTATTATCAATTGTATGGTGTTGGTGCTATGCTACGTATTCATATTTCACTTCAGGTTCAAATTCACGACGTTATTCATGTTTCATTCTTTCAGAAGTTTCAGAAGTTTTTGTTTACATTATTCAAGTACCACGCGTAgtcatgggagtgcaatttggatCTTTATTCATGATCCTTGAGAAGCGCTGATCACGCTTGCTCGGCTTACCGGTATTGCTTAGAGGATATTCacacctgcccgggagggaactacTACTTTTTGCCTCATTCGTTTTAAATTGAAGGAAGTCAAATGTTTCATATTGGTTTTCTTATTGCATAAACCTGTGTATGTTTTACTAGGTCAATATTGTATTTGCTGAGTATTCTttactcactcttgtgtttaatttggtttttaggtACCTAATGACATTGATTGGCATGGGACGGGAGTAGCACCCCTAGACTACACATTATTATTGCATACTATTGAAATTTAGTTTTAGACTATGATTCTGCTTAGCAAAGTTTTGTGTAGAACTTGTAGAGGTCATTTAAAGTTCTGGTCCTTATTTTCACATGGAATTTATGAAGCTAGGATGGTTAGCAATGTGTTGGTTAATTCgttattgatctatcttataaCAACCTGTCGTGGATGTCCGTATTTTTAGCAGAGACTCtgccgaaatttctaataatttcgGGAGTTAGTGGTTTTGAGTGTTTTTTTAGTGTGGCACTCTAGGTACGTGGCTACCTGGGGCGTTACACTTAGAACTtgtctttagaaaaaaaaggtatcTAGCAGAGACAAAATAATCTTGTCTTTAGAACTGCAAAGTAAATTGAACTTTACATTACATTTAACTGTCAGTAATAGAAAGTCTACTTATAATTTGTACCAGAAAAACCAATACTTTTATCACACGACAACATATTTTAGATTAACATTCCGTGCAACCACGGGTTGGCGGCTAGTGATAAGAATTTATTAGAATAGTACTCTCTTACCATATCTTCCCTTGagattaaataaatatgatacatTGAAAATACTTTCGGGTGAATTGCTACAGTGATATATCCGTGTGCTTGTGGATTTATATCTGTAACATAGAGCATTCCTTGGATTATGTTCGtagtaatatcgttaagaaatatcaaGAGTGGCATAAGTGGTTTCGGCCTAGGTTCCCCACAGTCAGCACCAGCTTTTGTCGAATGACAACAGAGTCCATTGAAAGACAAGGTTCGCTATTTGTGGAAATGTAAAAACAATGtattaatatttaaaatttcttgGGATCCTCCCAATACATGCCCCTTGGGTCCTATTTATAAACTTAGTACAAGCTCATGTACCCTAGGATTACTCAATACAGAGAAATTTATATGGCTACCCTTATGATAGAGATATTTATGAGGATAATTGTAGGCAATTCACCCAGCGCTTCTTCTTAGGACACCAAGTGGGCCTCCATTGATCGGTTGGTCACTTCAGTCCCTTGGCTTCCCCTAGTGATTCATGCTGAGCGTTCGTCTTCGCGCACTTTGCCGCCACGCTTCACCCTGGCGGCTGTGAACTGCTTTCGGCAGGCTCAGTCGAAGGCTCTCGTGACATACCTCCAACGATATTGTTCCCATTCAATTCCTGAACAAAGTACTAATTAGTAGTAGTTGTTGTAGTAGCACAAATAATTGTAGGTGTGTGCAAGGGTTGGAGTAATCTGAGTACTCGTGTAGTCATGTTTACTTACTTGCACCACAGTACACTTTTTCAGTTATAATGAATCTTTACTGTTGTCTCCTCTTGCTGTTCCACAACGCTGTTGCCCATGACCGTGTCCTTTATTATTCTGTGTACCCAGTTTCTTCTGATTTGAACATTGAGATGATCGGGGAGAGGATTGTTTGCAATAGCATTCTTGGCAGCAGCCTCTGTAGCCTCCACTTGTTCTGCCCTCGCCTCCCTACAGTCTACCTCAATGACAAGATTCTTGAGGCAAACCATGTTGTGGAGGCCTACATAGAAGTTGCTGTTTAGAGATCCTGCTGTTTGTGCTGACAAGTTGAACCAAAACTTTTCGAGCTTTGGCATAGCCCCAACCTCAAACAATAAAGGACCAACGACATCATGCCATGAATGGAAGTAAAATTCTTTGACATTGGAACCCATTGCTGCCGAAGACTAGCCTTTCTGATACAATTGTTTTCGTCGTAATTGaaagagataagagagaaggCAAGTCCCCAAGGATCCGAAGAACATCCTTCCCCACAGAAGTAACATTGATGTCCAGGAATGCGACGTTAAAAAGCGTGGCCATCCACTCTGGAATTATGGGGAAACAGTAGTATGTGGTCATCTGAAAATTGTAAAGTGGGTAAGGAGGGTGATACCAAGAATCCAGCATGAAATCCAGAGAAGAATCATTTGTAACATCGCATCCAACTTGTAGGTACCGAAGCTTGAATGTACACAGCTCGTCGATGCAGGAAATAAAGCTATCTGTGTATGTTTTCTTGTCAGGGTATGCATCACTAACACACCATATTATATACAGACGTCTCAGGTCATTCAGACCACCCAGTTCACGCAAACAATCCACTGGGGTGCTGATATCAACTTTCACCCCTACAAGTTTCTGCAAAGCTTTCATATTTCCTATTCCTTCTGGTAGAGTTATGCCATCAGCAACCAAAAACACTAAATTTTTCAGCCGAACTATGCTCTTCGGTAATTCTTTTATGCTGGTACGTTGGAGTTCTAGTGTCTGTAGTTCTTGTAGCTCGCCTATCTGTTCAGGAAGCTCACTTATGCTAACTTCACTCAGCCTCAAGTATTTTAACTGAAATAATCTCCTAATATCCCTGAGATAACAATTTTTCAGTTTATCATTGCTTTCTATGGCAACTGTACGCAGAACATGGAAGGCTGAAATAAGTGGAATGTGTTCGGTGGACCCATACACAACAAGTGATCGAGCACTCGAAAGAGCCATGGTTGCTGGAAGTATAACATCTCGCTCTCGACAGTCGAGGGAAAGTCGACGAATTACCTTGTCTTGACATCCCAATAAATAATTATGAGAAAATGAAATGATGAAATTTTCAACAACTGATTTAGATATAATAAGATCTAGAATCATATCATGCATTCGGCAAGCATGAGCTTGCCCGTCGTATTGGATTTCCTCCGGTTGTATCATGCTCCTATTGATTAGTTCATTAAAATAGCACTCTCCGACTTCCTCTAAAGTTCGTCCACCTTCACCTTGTGTAGTGATGAACCCTTCGGCTATCCATCTTCTTATCAATGGATCCCTCCATATCAGCACATCCTCTGGAAATGTACTCAGATATAGCAAGCATGTCTTCAAATAGTGGGGCAGGTCATTATAACTAAGAGATAGAATCCTCTGCATGTTGCTTACACTAGGAACGTTCTCAGTTGCTGAGCAAATAGAATTTCTGTACCTCCCCCATTGTTCTTTTGTGCGTGGTTTGTTAGCCAATAAGCTAGCTAGTGAAATAATCGCCAATGGTAAACCACCACATCTTCTCAAGATGTCAATATATATGTCTTTCAAATAAGCAGGACATTGATCTTCAGAGCCAAAAATCCTTTTGATGAACAATTTTTCAGCATAAACATCACACAGGGGTTTCatttcataaatattttttcagtcAGCTGAGCAACATGTTTCAGCTACAGAAATGATACGTGTTGTACACAATATTTTACTGCCACGGTGATTTTCACAGAAAGCGCATCTGATTGTTGTCCAAACTGTTGTGCTCCAGATATCATCAATTACGACAAAGTACCTATATAATTAACAAATGATAATCCCACACATAGGCACACATATACATGCGTCAGATATGCGAAAATTAGTAATTCATCCGGTCATAATTAAAAAATGTCTTTTTAGAGTTGGTGTAGTTAAACTAGGCTAACTTTTATTATTGTTTAGAATATAGATTTCGATGTATGAAAGCATAACcaaatttaatttgttattatTAACTAAAACTTTCGTAATTGTGTACCTGTGTTACTATTATTTGGATATTTTACGAAAAATAATTAAGCGGTCATAATTATGTCTTATTAACTTTGAAATGTTTAAATAATAGTATTCTTTTGTGACTGGAGGATTAATTACTAGTAAACCACCAAAAAAGTGCACCTATAAACcttattattttatttaggCACGATTGAGGAATTGGTGAAACAAAAGAGAAGTAAGTCCTGGTTTagttcaaaaacatcacattaaatcttttgacatatgcatggaatattaaatatagattaaaaaactaattgcacagtaaGGGGAAAAATCGCGacacgaatcttttgagcataattagtccatgattagccataagtgctacattaacccacatatactaatgacagattaattaggttcaaa harbors:
- the LOC112936978 gene encoding uncharacterized protein, whose protein sequence is MASERRKRYNFDETLSSSIGVVPIDPRLPALYAEKENLVGIDTPRVELIRFLTEGEDKLLQKLQVVSIVGLGGLGKTTLARQVYEKIGGQFDCQAFVSVSQKPDIRKIFKNILINITELDYGAIDAWDEERLINKLREFLNDKRGCADMEGSIDKKMDSRRVHHYTRDIRRLFQLKYLRLSEVSISELPEQIGELQELQTLELQRTSIKELPKSIVRLKNLVFLVADGITLPEGIGNMKALQKLVGVKVDISTPVDCLRELGGLNDLRRLYIIWCVSDAYPDKKTYTDSFISCIDELCTFKLRYLQVGCDVTNDSSLDFMLDSWYHPPYPLYNFQMTTYYCFPIIPEWMATLFNVAFLDINVTSVGKDVLRILGDLPSLLSLSITTKTIVSERLVFGSNGFQSQTAGSLNSNFYVGLHNMVCLKNLVIEVDCREARAEQVEATEAAAKNAIANNPLPDHLNVQIRRNWVHRIIKDTVMGNSVVEQQEETTVKIHYN